A genome region from Pseudomonas anguilliseptica includes the following:
- the tnpB gene encoding IS66 family insertion sequence element accessory protein TnpB (TnpB, as the term is used for proteins encoded by IS66 family insertion elements, is considered an accessory protein, since TnpC, encoded by a neighboring gene, is a DDE family transposase.), whose amino-acid sequence MLSSNFFLEPAVMMRPDAKVEKVYLYPKPVDFRKSIDGLAALVELDIKVAVFDPVLFVFLNRARSRVKILYWERNGFCLWLKRLEAERFKSHPEPGEDAIVLTAQELNWLLDGIDLWRNRPHQVLTPRFVT is encoded by the coding sequence ATGCTGAGCTCCAATTTCTTTCTGGAGCCAGCCGTCATGATGCGCCCCGACGCCAAAGTCGAAAAAGTCTATCTATACCCCAAGCCGGTGGATTTCCGAAAATCCATCGATGGCCTGGCCGCCCTGGTCGAGCTGGATATCAAGGTGGCGGTGTTCGACCCGGTGCTGTTCGTCTTCCTCAACCGCGCGCGCAGCCGGGTGAAGATTTTGTATTGGGAGCGCAACGGCTTTTGCCTGTGGCTCAAGCGATTGGAGGCTGAACGCTTCAAGTCGCATCCGGAACCTGGCGAAGATGCGATCGTGCTGACGGCCCAGGAGTTGAACTGGTTGTTGGACGGTATCGACCTGTGGCGCAACCGGCCGCACCAGGTTTTGACCCCTAGGTTCGTCACCTGA
- a CDS encoding DUF58 domain-containing protein: MKPSRALLALLAGLFVLGIALGICSALGVAVPHSFTTIYWGLLLVLLGLTLIDALLLRQVPSPRIERHLPGNLPLGRWSEVRLNLHHSYTRALQVEVFDHLPGDMAFEHLPLKVDLHPGEQTQVSYRVRPLLRGHFHFPQCEVSLPSPMGLWRARRYLPVAGETRVYPDFARLYGAQLMAVDDWLSQLGVRQQQRRGLGQEFHQLREFRDGDTLRQIDWKATARKRTPIAREYQDERDQQIIFLLDCGRRMRSQDGELSHFDHALNASLLLSYVALRQGDAVGLSTFASEQNRFLAPVKGQAQLNVLLNALYDLRSTQQPADFSAAVENLLSRQRRRALVVLVTNLRDEDDQALLGAVKRLSRQHRVLVASLREEVLDTLRHTPVQDLSSALDYCGTLDYLNARAGLHERLIAHKVPVLDARPSELGPQLVSSYLAWKKAGVL, from the coding sequence ATGAAGCCCTCGCGCGCGCTGCTGGCGCTGCTCGCCGGTCTGTTCGTTCTCGGCATTGCGCTGGGTATCTGCAGCGCCCTGGGCGTTGCCGTGCCACACAGTTTTACCACGATTTACTGGGGTCTGCTGCTGGTGCTGCTCGGCCTGACGCTGATCGACGCCCTGCTGCTGCGCCAAGTACCTTCGCCGCGCATCGAACGCCATCTACCCGGCAACCTGCCGCTGGGGCGCTGGAGCGAAGTGCGGCTGAATCTACACCACAGCTACACCCGTGCGCTTCAGGTGGAGGTGTTCGACCACTTGCCAGGTGATATGGCCTTCGAACATTTGCCACTCAAGGTCGATCTGCACCCCGGCGAACAGACTCAGGTCAGCTACCGCGTGCGCCCACTGCTGCGCGGGCATTTCCATTTCCCGCAGTGCGAAGTCAGCCTGCCCAGTCCCATGGGCCTGTGGCGCGCCCGCCGCTATCTGCCCGTGGCCGGTGAAACCCGCGTTTATCCGGACTTCGCCCGGCTGTACGGCGCGCAACTGATGGCGGTGGATGACTGGCTCAGCCAGCTGGGCGTACGCCAGCAGCAACGCCGCGGCCTGGGTCAGGAATTTCATCAGCTGCGCGAATTCCGCGACGGCGACACCCTGCGGCAGATCGACTGGAAGGCCACCGCGCGCAAACGCACACCGATTGCCCGCGAATATCAGGATGAGCGCGATCAACAGATCATCTTCCTGCTCGACTGCGGCCGGCGTATGCGCAGCCAGGACGGCGAGCTGTCGCACTTCGATCATGCCCTCAACGCCTCCCTGCTGCTCAGCTACGTGGCGCTGCGCCAGGGCGATGCGGTGGGCCTGTCAACCTTTGCCAGCGAGCAGAACCGTTTCCTGGCTCCGGTCAAAGGCCAGGCGCAGCTGAATGTGCTGCTCAATGCGCTCTACGACCTGCGCAGCACCCAGCAACCGGCGGACTTCAGCGCCGCCGTGGAGAACCTGCTCAGCCGGCAGCGGCGTCGCGCCCTGGTGGTGCTGGTGACCAACCTGCGTGATGAAGATGACCAGGCACTGCTAGGCGCGGTCAAACGCCTGAGCCGCCAGCACCGCGTGCTGGTCGCCAGCCTGCGTGAGGAAGTGCTGGACACCCTGCGCCACACCCCGGTGCAGGATCTCTCCAGCGCCCTGGACTACTGCGGGACCCTGGACTACCTGAATGCCCGCGCTGGCCTGCACGAACGCCTGATTGCCCACAAGGTACCGGTGCTGGATGCACGGCCGAGCGAGCTGGGGCCGCAGCTGGTGAGCAGTTATCTGGCCTGGAAAAAGGCCGGCGTACTCTAG
- a CDS encoding AAA family ATPase: protein MTSEHTPEQPDSDTQTAPVGAEIVEPAAAETPVPAPAPAAPAAAAANPNAQRQRASQLAQALRAELQKALIGQTTVIDDVLSALIAGGHVLVEGVPGLGKTLLVRALARCFGGEFARIQFTPDLMPSDVTGHAVYDLQSEQFKLRKGPVFTNLLLADEINRAPAKTQAALLEVMQERQVTLEGRALNVPLPFMVLATQNPIEQEGTYPLPEAELDRFMLKLRMDYPEQSEELNMVRQVARSSKADMLEVTPLRTLLQARDVLALQKIASDLPIDEQVLDYAVRIARATRTWPGLAIGAGPRASIALVRCGRARALLRGGDFVLPDDIKGCALSVLRHRVRLSPELDIEGLSVDQVLQQLLDQVPAPRL from the coding sequence ATGACGAGCGAACATACCCCCGAACAGCCGGACAGCGACACCCAAACAGCCCCTGTCGGCGCCGAAATCGTCGAACCTGCTGCCGCCGAAACGCCTGTACCGGCCCCAGCACCAGCTGCCCCGGCAGCCGCCGCGGCCAACCCGAATGCGCAGCGCCAACGTGCCAGCCAGTTGGCTCAGGCGCTACGCGCCGAGTTGCAGAAAGCCCTGATCGGCCAGACGACGGTGATCGACGACGTGCTCAGCGCCCTGATCGCTGGCGGCCATGTGCTGGTTGAAGGCGTTCCCGGCCTTGGCAAGACCCTGCTGGTGCGCGCCCTGGCGCGCTGCTTTGGCGGCGAGTTCGCACGCATCCAGTTCACCCCGGATCTGATGCCCAGCGACGTCACCGGCCACGCCGTGTACGACCTGCAAAGTGAGCAGTTCAAGCTACGCAAGGGCCCGGTATTCACCAACCTGCTGCTGGCGGATGAAATCAACCGAGCGCCGGCCAAGACCCAGGCCGCGCTGCTGGAAGTCATGCAGGAACGCCAGGTCACCCTGGAAGGCCGCGCCCTGAATGTACCGCTGCCGTTTATGGTGCTGGCCACGCAGAACCCGATCGAGCAGGAAGGCACCTATCCGCTGCCGGAAGCAGAACTTGACCGCTTTATGCTCAAGCTGCGCATGGATTACCCCGAGCAGAGCGAAGAGCTGAACATGGTTCGCCAGGTGGCGCGCTCGAGCAAAGCCGACATGCTCGAAGTCACCCCCCTGCGCACCTTGTTACAGGCCCGCGATGTGCTTGCGCTGCAGAAGATTGCCAGTGACCTGCCGATTGATGAACAGGTGCTCGACTACGCCGTGCGCATCGCCCGCGCCACTCGCACCTGGCCGGGCCTGGCCATCGGTGCCGGGCCACGCGCCTCGATTGCCCTGGTACGCTGCGGCCGCGCCCGCGCGCTGCTGCGCGGTGGCGATTTCGTGTTGCCGGATGACATCAAAGGCTGCGCCCTGTCCGTACTGCGCCACCGCGTAAGGCTCTCACCGGAGTTGGATATCGAAGGCCTGTCGGTGGATCAGGTGCTGCAGCAGCTGCTCGATCAGGTTCCGGCACCGCGCCTATGA
- a CDS encoding DUF4350 domain-containing protein — translation MNRRIQFLLGSGLLLVLGLLGIYLLGKLTPYEETLEHGPAPEARANPYLAAEHFLRKQGLQVQRADGLEVMKDLPSAGQTLLLLGDRNRMTPKQAERLLAWAAKGGHLLFVAERLWDEDEGKSGDLLLDSLGIQQYESEELDEDASEAAEEDAAAEDTADAEPQAEPQAEAEATTDSDNAYPELTQLYLENEEAPAYFNFDTDFHLYDSENRAHAWANSDAATHLLQLYHGDGLISVVSDSWIWQNQSIGEYDNAWLLWYMTQDSQVTLLYRADRDDLFSLLLEHFPQALVTLTLLLAFGLWHLGMRQGPLLLPASRNRRQLQEHLRGSADFLLRHNGQHSLLQGLQQDIQRRARHRHPGFERLAVAEQWQVLSRLTRQPSSVISQAMRPLPKQRLTAADFTRQVANLQTLRNAL, via the coding sequence ATGAACCGGCGCATCCAGTTCCTTCTCGGCAGCGGCCTGCTGTTGGTACTCGGCCTGCTCGGCATCTACCTGCTGGGCAAACTCACGCCCTATGAGGAAACCCTCGAACACGGCCCCGCACCCGAGGCCCGGGCCAACCCTTACCTCGCCGCTGAGCACTTTCTGCGCAAACAGGGCCTGCAGGTGCAACGCGCCGATGGCCTGGAGGTCATGAAAGACCTGCCAAGCGCCGGGCAAACCCTGCTGCTGCTCGGCGACCGCAACCGCATGACGCCCAAGCAGGCCGAACGCTTGCTGGCCTGGGCGGCCAAGGGCGGCCACCTGCTGTTTGTTGCCGAACGGTTGTGGGATGAAGATGAAGGCAAGAGCGGCGACCTGCTGCTCGACAGCCTGGGCATCCAGCAATACGAGAGCGAAGAGCTTGACGAGGACGCCAGCGAAGCAGCGGAAGAAGACGCAGCTGCAGAGGACACGGCCGACGCTGAGCCGCAAGCCGAACCGCAGGCTGAGGCAGAAGCAACCACGGATTCAGACAATGCCTATCCGGAGCTGACCCAGCTGTATCTGGAAAACGAAGAGGCGCCGGCCTACTTCAACTTCGACACCGACTTTCACCTCTACGATTCCGAGAACCGTGCCCACGCCTGGGCCAACAGCGACGCCGCCACCCACCTGCTGCAGCTCTACCATGGCGATGGCCTGATCAGCGTGGTCAGCGACAGCTGGATCTGGCAGAACCAGAGCATCGGCGAATACGACAACGCCTGGCTGCTCTGGTACATGACCCAGGACAGCCAGGTCACCCTGCTCTACCGCGCCGACCGCGATGACCTGTTCAGCCTGCTGCTCGAACACTTCCCCCAAGCGCTGGTCACCCTGACGCTGTTGCTGGCATTCGGCCTATGGCACCTGGGCATGCGCCAGGGCCCGCTGCTGTTGCCCGCCAGCCGCAATCGCCGGCAGCTGCAGGAACACCTGCGCGGCAGCGCCGACTTCCTCCTGCGCCACAACGGCCAGCACAGCCTGCTGCAAGGCTTGCAGCAGGATATTCAGCGCCGCGCCCGCCATCGTCACCCCGGTTTCGAACGCCTCGCCGTGGCCGAGCAGTGGCAGGTGCTTAGCCGCCTGACCCGCCAGCCGTCCAGCGTTATCAGCCAAGCCATGCGGCCGTTGCCCAAGCAGCGACTGACCGCCGCCGACTTCACCCGCCAGGTCGCCAACCTGCAAACCCTCAGGAATGCCCTATGA
- a CDS encoding DUF4129 domain-containing protein, with translation MRLTDASVAIRPRSAWEAVDLGVLLAKQHAGVLMLSWALVTVPIFALLCLLLWDYPSIAVLIFWWLKPAFERLPLYILSHALFGATPSLKQALKALPGLLKPQLLASLTWRRLSPTRSFDLPVMQLEGLSGKARSQRLIVLGQRDAGGASWLTIVGVHLEMALWFGIISFIYMLLPAQMELDWTWDSLINAASGEWLWLEHLSNLTYVLLLILWEPIYVACGFTLYLNRRTALEAWDIELVFRQLRQRLTGVAYALLLGCGVLLMQVPSSAMAAASISSCPLPIEDPMGPEAERLLKQPLTSLEAQESVGQLLDQPPFEHRETVTRWRLGEEPKEPSEEDAKALIELLEKFFKLTEFWKSVDAVALFFEVLLWAVLFSLIVWLLWRYRDWLSAFAGRLRLPQGRTYQPPEQLFGLEVAPQSLPADIPGEVERLWDEQPRAALGLLYRALLSRMLHEQRLPLKSSHTEAEVLQLVQALQQKDLSHFSQALTRHWQNLAYGHRLPPAALKQGLCNAWRRLFEQGAQA, from the coding sequence ATGCGCCTGACTGATGCCAGCGTCGCCATCCGCCCCCGTAGCGCCTGGGAAGCCGTCGACCTCGGCGTGTTGCTGGCCAAACAGCATGCCGGCGTATTGATGCTCAGTTGGGCATTGGTAACCGTGCCGATTTTCGCCCTGCTGTGCCTGCTGCTGTGGGATTACCCGAGCATCGCGGTGCTGATTTTCTGGTGGTTGAAACCGGCCTTTGAGCGCCTGCCGCTGTATATCCTCTCGCATGCCCTGTTCGGCGCCACGCCGAGCCTCAAGCAGGCACTGAAAGCCCTGCCCGGCCTGCTCAAACCGCAACTGCTGGCCAGCCTGACCTGGCGCCGGCTAAGCCCCACACGCAGTTTCGACCTGCCGGTGATGCAGCTCGAAGGCCTGTCCGGCAAGGCACGCAGCCAGCGCCTGATCGTCCTCGGCCAGCGCGATGCGGGCGGCGCCAGCTGGCTCACCATCGTCGGCGTACACCTGGAAATGGCACTATGGTTCGGCATCATCAGCTTTATCTACATGCTGCTGCCGGCGCAGATGGAGCTGGACTGGACCTGGGACAGCCTGATCAATGCGGCCTCGGGCGAGTGGTTGTGGCTTGAGCATCTGTCCAACCTGACCTACGTCCTGCTGCTGATTCTCTGGGAGCCGATCTACGTCGCCTGCGGCTTCACCCTCTACCTGAACCGCCGTACCGCCCTGGAAGCCTGGGACATCGAGCTGGTCTTCCGCCAACTACGCCAGCGCCTGACGGGCGTGGCCTATGCCCTGCTGCTGGGCTGCGGCGTACTGCTAATGCAGGTGCCGAGCAGTGCCATGGCCGCCGCATCCATAAGCAGCTGCCCGCTGCCGATTGAAGACCCCATGGGGCCAGAGGCCGAACGCCTGCTCAAACAACCGCTGACCAGCCTGGAGGCGCAGGAAAGCGTCGGCCAACTGCTCGACCAGCCGCCCTTCGAACACCGCGAAACAGTTACCCGCTGGCGTCTCGGCGAAGAGCCCAAGGAGCCGAGCGAGGAAGACGCCAAGGCCCTGATCGAACTGCTGGAGAAGTTCTTCAAACTTACCGAGTTCTGGAAAAGCGTCGACGCCGTGGCGCTGTTCTTCGAGGTGCTGCTATGGGCGGTGCTGTTCAGCCTGATCGTCTGGCTGCTGTGGCGCTACCGCGACTGGCTGAGCGCCTTTGCCGGACGCCTGCGCTTGCCGCAAGGGCGCACCTATCAACCACCAGAACAGCTGTTCGGCCTGGAAGTGGCACCACAAAGCCTGCCAGCGGATATCCCCGGTGAAGTGGAACGACTCTGGGATGAACAGCCACGCGCCGCCCTCGGCTTGCTTTACCGCGCCTTGCTCAGCCGCATGTTGCACGAACAGCGCCTGCCGCTGAAAAGCTCGCACACCGAAGCCGAAGTGCTGCAACTGGTTCAGGCGCTGCAGCAGAAAGACCTCAGCCACTTCAGCCAGGCCCTGACCCGCCACTGGCAGAACCTCGCCTACGGCCATCGCCTGCCGCCAGCTGCGCTCAAGCAGGGCCTGTGTAATGCCTGGCGCCGTCTGTTCGAACAGGGAGCGCAGGCATGA
- a CDS encoding stage II sporulation protein M gives MKQSLFEHQHQAEWQAFNTQLEALERGKADSQQCKAFAANYRSLCQHLALAQSRGYSSHLIEQLQLLAMRGHQQFYRHRSPLGAQLLGFILAGFPRLVRAEWRFVVAASLLFFGSLLLMGTLVYHFPDLVYGVMAPDQVGEMEKMYDPDARRIGRFSERDSGDDWMMFGYYIMNNIGIAFQTFASGLLFGLGSLFFLLFNGLMIGAVAGHLTQIGYGETFWSFVIGHGSFELTAIALAGAAGLKLGWALLVPGRLPRGEALRVAAGSSVRLVGGVIVFLLLAAFIEAYWSSMDLASPAIKYAVGAALWLLVLAYLLLAGRGVHAPD, from the coding sequence ATGAAACAGAGCCTGTTTGAACACCAGCACCAGGCCGAGTGGCAAGCCTTCAATACGCAGCTCGAAGCCCTTGAGCGCGGCAAGGCCGACAGCCAGCAATGCAAGGCCTTTGCGGCCAACTACCGCAGCCTGTGCCAGCACCTGGCCCTGGCGCAGAGCCGTGGCTATAGCAGCCACCTGATTGAGCAGTTGCAGCTGCTGGCCATGCGTGGCCACCAGCAGTTCTATCGCCACCGCAGCCCTCTGGGAGCGCAACTGCTCGGGTTTATCCTGGCCGGATTTCCACGCCTGGTTCGCGCCGAATGGCGTTTTGTCGTGGCCGCGAGCCTGTTGTTCTTTGGCAGCCTGCTGCTGATGGGCACGCTGGTGTATCACTTCCCCGACCTGGTCTACGGGGTCATGGCGCCAGACCAGGTTGGCGAGATGGAAAAAATGTACGACCCCGACGCCAGGCGCATCGGCCGCTTCAGCGAGCGCGACTCCGGCGATGACTGGATGATGTTCGGCTACTACATCATGAACAACATCGGCATTGCCTTTCAGACCTTTGCCAGCGGCCTGCTGTTTGGCCTCGGAAGCCTGTTCTTTCTGCTCTTCAACGGGCTGATGATTGGCGCTGTGGCCGGCCATCTGACGCAGATCGGCTACGGTGAAACCTTCTGGTCGTTCGTCATCGGCCATGGCTCTTTCGAGCTCACTGCGATTGCCCTGGCCGGCGCGGCAGGCCTGAAGCTCGGCTGGGCGCTGCTGGTCCCCGGCCGCCTGCCACGCGGCGAGGCTCTGCGCGTAGCGGCTGGCAGCAGTGTGCGGCTGGTCGGCGGGGTGATCGTGTTTCTCCTGCTAGCGGCGTTTATCGAGGCCTACTGGTCATCCATGGACCTGGCCAGCCCAGCGATCAAATACGCAGTCGGCGCTGCACTCTGGCTGCTGGTACTGGCTTATCTGCTGTTGGCTGGCCGAGGTGTGCATGCGCCTGACTGA
- a CDS encoding RDD family protein: MSPTPTPASVAARPLLDTRYKVETPEGIDLILRPAGLVPRALAFSIDLLIRGALLGVLFTVLALLGQFGMGLGTILLFLVTWWYMVLFEVLNQGRSPGKQMMGLRVIHDDGTPIGWAASLTRNLLRFVDILPFGYTLGILSCLNHPAFKRLGDIAAGTLVVYRDNAPTAPELPQAEPIRAPFSMSLSEQRALLSFAERAQSLSSARRQELASILAEPLQVPAEQAEQQIHGIARGLLGPT; encoded by the coding sequence ATGTCGCCCACACCAACCCCTGCTTCAGTCGCCGCACGCCCGCTGCTGGATACCCGCTATAAAGTGGAAACACCGGAAGGTATCGACCTGATCCTGCGTCCAGCCGGTCTAGTGCCGCGCGCGCTGGCATTCAGTATTGACCTGCTGATTCGCGGTGCGCTGCTCGGCGTATTGTTTACCGTACTGGCGTTGCTCGGCCAGTTCGGTATGGGCCTGGGCACCATCCTGCTGTTTCTGGTGACCTGGTGGTACATGGTGCTGTTTGAAGTGCTCAACCAAGGCCGCTCGCCCGGCAAACAGATGATGGGGCTGCGGGTTATTCATGATGACGGCACACCAATTGGCTGGGCCGCCTCGCTCACGCGCAACCTGCTGCGTTTCGTCGACATCCTGCCGTTTGGCTACACCCTGGGCATTCTCAGCTGCCTGAATCACCCAGCGTTCAAGCGCCTCGGCGATATCGCCGCCGGCACCCTGGTGGTGTATCGCGATAACGCCCCAACAGCACCCGAGCTACCGCAAGCCGAGCCCATCCGTGCACCGTTCAGCATGAGCCTGAGTGAGCAACGTGCCCTGCTCAGCTTTGCCGAGCGGGCGCAGAGCCTGTCCAGCGCACGGCGACAGGAGCTGGCGAGCATCCTTGCCGAGCCTCTGCAGGTGCCCGCCGAGCAGGCCGAACAGCAAATCCACGGGATTGCCCGTGGCTTGTTGGGGCCAACATGA
- the sbcB gene encoding exodeoxyribonuclease I, which yields MTSSLFWYDYETTGIDPRRDRPLQVAGIRTDEDLNEIAEPLNIYCRPSDDILPHPAACLVTGITPSKLAQHGLDEVEFMSRVHAELSQPGTCGVGYNSLRFDDEVTRYSLYRNFFDPYAREWQGGNSRWDLIDLVRTAYALRPEGIVWPEDEGRVTLKLERLTAANGIAHGQAHDALSDVRATIALARLLRSKQRKLYDYLYQLRSKQRVQDQIRLLQPLVHISGRYAGARHYLAVVLPLAWHPRNRNALIVCDLQADISPLLNESAEILRTRLYTRRDQLADGELPIPLKLLHINRCPVVAPMKVLRAEDIQRLQLDVPAYQAQAEQLRSNPGVWQEKLAQVYADEQFAANQDPEQQLYDGFIGDRDRRLCEQVRRAEPQRLAESVWSFDDERLPELLFRYRARNFAATLNAQEQQRWRTFCQQRLSQPQYGAPNTLEQFNQALAAVLPDIGVQQQAVLLEWRDYAEQLRQRYAL from the coding sequence GTGACTTCCAGCCTCTTTTGGTACGACTACGAAACCACCGGTATTGATCCACGGCGCGACCGGCCGCTGCAGGTGGCGGGGATTCGCACCGATGAAGACCTCAATGAAATTGCTGAGCCGCTGAACATCTACTGCCGGCCCAGCGACGACATCCTGCCGCATCCGGCAGCCTGTCTGGTGACCGGGATTACCCCGAGCAAGCTGGCGCAGCATGGCCTGGATGAAGTCGAGTTTATGAGTCGTGTGCATGCCGAGCTGTCGCAGCCAGGCACCTGCGGGGTGGGCTACAACAGCCTGCGTTTTGATGATGAAGTGACACGCTACAGCCTGTACCGCAACTTCTTCGATCCCTATGCCCGCGAATGGCAGGGCGGCAATAGTCGCTGGGATCTGATTGATTTGGTGCGTACGGCCTATGCATTGCGTCCGGAAGGCATCGTCTGGCCAGAAGACGAAGGCCGGGTGACGCTCAAACTGGAGCGTCTGACCGCTGCCAACGGCATTGCACACGGTCAGGCCCACGACGCGTTGTCCGACGTGCGTGCGACCATTGCCCTGGCGCGCTTGCTGCGTAGCAAACAGCGCAAACTCTATGACTACCTGTATCAGCTGCGCAGTAAGCAGCGCGTGCAGGATCAAATACGCCTGTTGCAGCCATTGGTGCATATCTCCGGGCGTTATGCTGGTGCTCGGCATTACCTGGCGGTGGTCTTGCCGTTGGCTTGGCATCCGCGTAACCGCAATGCGTTGATTGTTTGTGACCTGCAGGCCGATATATCGCCGCTGCTCAATGAGTCGGCCGAGATATTGCGAACGCGTCTGTACACCCGTCGCGATCAATTGGCCGACGGCGAGTTGCCGATACCGCTGAAGTTGCTGCATATCAACCGTTGTCCGGTCGTTGCGCCGATGAAGGTATTGCGCGCCGAGGACATTCAGCGTCTGCAGCTCGATGTGCCGGCTTATCAAGCGCAGGCTGAACAATTGCGCAGCAATCCTGGGGTGTGGCAGGAAAAACTTGCTCAGGTATATGCCGATGAGCAGTTTGCCGCTAATCAAGATCCTGAGCAGCAGTTATACGATGGTTTTATTGGTGATCGTGATCGCCGTTTGTGCGAACAGGTTCGGCGTGCCGAGCCGCAGCGCTTGGCAGAATCTGTTTGGTCATTTGATGATGAACGTTTGCCTGAGTTGTTGTTCCGTTACCGTGCGCGCAACTTCGCCGCGACGCTGAATGCGCAAGAGCAACAGCGTTGGCGAACATTCTGCCAACAGCGTTTGAGTCAGCCTCAATACGGGGCACCGAATACGCTCGAACAGTTCAATCAGGCCCTTGCCGCAGTACTTCCTGATATTGGTGTGCAGCAGCAAGCTGTTTTGCTGGAGTGGCGTGATTATGCAGAACAGTTACGTCAGCGTTATGCCCTGTAA
- the mvaT gene encoding histone-like nucleoid-structuring protein MvaT, producing MSLINKYRATEEAIKELQDRLKNLSQDDKLKKELEFEGKLRALMGEYQKSLRDIIAMLDPDAKGSKATRTTKPAGTKRARKVKQYKNPNTGEVIETKGGNHKTLKEWKAKWGGDVVEDWATLLG from the coding sequence ATGTCGTTGATCAACAAATACCGCGCCACTGAAGAAGCCATCAAAGAACTGCAAGATCGCCTGAAAAATCTGTCGCAAGACGACAAACTGAAAAAAGAACTGGAATTCGAAGGCAAACTGCGCGCACTGATGGGCGAATACCAGAAATCGCTGCGCGACATCATTGCCATGCTTGACCCAGACGCTAAAGGCAGCAAAGCCACCCGCACCACCAAGCCCGCTGGCACCAAGCGCGCGCGTAAAGTTAAGCAGTACAAAAACCCGAACACCGGCGAAGTTATCGAAACCAAAGGCGGCAACCACAAAACTCTGAAAGAGTGGAAAGCCAAGTGGGGCGGTGACGTCGTTGAAGACTGGGCAACCCTGCTGGGCTAA
- the purU gene encoding formyltetrahydrofolate deformylase, protein MRTFRLVIACPDRVGIVAKVSNFLAAYNGWITEASHHSDNQSGWFFMRHEIRADSLPFDLDGFRQAFAPIAREFSMEWRVTDSAVKKRVVLMASRESHCLADLLHRWHSAELDCDIPCVISNHDDLRSMVEWHDIPYFHVPVNSQDKQPAFDEVSRLVKAHAADVIVLARYMQILPAPLCAEFSQRVINIHHSFLPSFVGAKPYHQASLRGVKLIGATSHYVTEELDAGPIIEQDVVRVSHRDSIEEMVRLGKDVEKMVLSRGLRYHLEDRVLVHDNKTVVFD, encoded by the coding sequence ATGCGTACTTTTCGATTGGTTATTGCCTGTCCGGATCGGGTCGGGATTGTGGCCAAGGTCAGTAACTTTCTGGCCGCTTACAACGGTTGGATTACCGAAGCGAGCCACCACTCGGATAATCAGAGTGGCTGGTTCTTTATGCGCCACGAGATTCGCGCCGACTCGCTGCCATTTGATCTGGATGGTTTCCGTCAGGCGTTTGCGCCGATTGCCCGTGAGTTTTCCATGGAGTGGCGAGTTACTGATTCGGCGGTAAAGAAGCGTGTAGTGCTGATGGCCAGTCGCGAGTCGCACTGCCTGGCCGATTTGCTGCACCGCTGGCACAGCGCCGAGCTGGATTGCGATATTCCCTGCGTGATTTCCAATCACGATGACCTGCGCAGCATGGTTGAGTGGCATGACATTCCGTACTTTCACGTACCGGTCAACTCGCAGGATAAGCAGCCGGCATTTGATGAAGTATCGCGCCTGGTTAAAGCCCATGCGGCTGACGTGATTGTGTTGGCGCGCTATATGCAGATATTGCCTGCGCCACTTTGCGCCGAGTTCTCCCAGCGCGTCATCAATATCCATCACAGCTTTCTGCCGTCGTTTGTCGGGGCCAAGCCGTATCACCAGGCATCGCTGCGTGGGGTCAAGCTGATTGGGGCGACTTCGCACTACGTGACCGAGGAGCTGGACGCCGGGCCAATCATTGAGCAGGACGTGGTGCGCGTCAGCCACCGCGACAGTATCGAAGAGATGGTGCGCCTGGGTAAGGACGTCGAGAAGATGGTGCTGTCGCGTGGTCTACGCTATCACTTAGAGGACCGAGTGCTGGTGCACGATAACAAGACAGTGGTGTTCGACTGA
- a CDS encoding CBS domain-containing protein codes for MLKSIKVRDYMTRNLVTFRPEMNLFTAINRLLEHRISGAPVVDGQGHLVGLLSEGDCLRGILSGAYYESAGGDVSAYMTTEVEVISPEADIIEISERFLRGRRRRLPVVEEGRLIGQVSRSDVLRAVKEFAQHDEGHLALKDGLK; via the coding sequence ATGCTCAAGTCAATCAAAGTACGTGATTACATGACCCGCAATCTGGTGACTTTCCGTCCTGAAATGAACCTGTTCACCGCGATCAATCGTTTGCTCGAACACCGTATTTCCGGCGCGCCGGTGGTCGATGGGCAAGGGCATCTGGTGGGCTTGTTGTCGGAGGGCGATTGCTTGCGCGGCATTCTCTCCGGGGCTTATTACGAGTCGGCGGGTGGGGATGTCAGTGCCTATATGACCACTGAAGTGGAAGTGATTTCACCTGAGGCGGACATTATCGAAATCTCCGAGCGTTTTTTGCGCGGCCGGCGTCGGCGTTTACCTGTGGTTGAAGAAGGCCGCCTGATCGGGCAGGTCAGCCGCAGTGATGTATTGCGTGCGGTCAAGGAGTTCGCCCAGCATGACGAAGGTCACCTGGCGCTTAAGGATGGTCTGAAGTAG